AGCCTAAGCTAGATCATAACACGACACAATAATATAtgaaagaaggccaatcacaccgccattttatgcGTCCACCCAATGCCAAAAActcaaagcatccatttccaacagcttattcaagcaagtgctgaaaaactttcaattaatattattattaaagtaGAAGACTTCAATcatggatggttattttgaagttttcttgcaaatgaaccattgaattttcaattataaacaataacaaaggagaagttgatcgacattctttaaaataaataaattaagaaTTTGATCTAGGGTTCACTTTTACACGTATAAGGGCATTCATCTGCGCAAAACTGGTTGACCTCGGAATAAGTCGTGTAATTTGTATGATCGTACTAGCCTGACGCAACAATTCCCTGCACTGCGTCTTTAATCTTAGGGATATTATACCAGATTGTTATAACTTGTATTTCCTATTAGAGTAAATAGATTTTTACATCTTCAACTAatatatcaatttaaaaatcaattcATCCATTTCAATCAAATCAATGTCAAAAAGTTTTATAAAGTTCTATTATTGGAAGATATAGTGAAACCTGAAAACTTTATTGTGTCATCATTTATACCAACAACTCCGATGTACTTGCCAACTCCACCCTGAGGATCCCCCTcgggaagtgtaaggtcacgtgactgtACTTATTCGCGGTGGGAGATGTGAGGGTTTATCATAAATGTGACATTGAGAGATACTTTATATTTCCAACCATATATAATTTATCAAATGTTCTGAAGGTTTAAATCCATTTTAAATACCAGCTTGCCTAGCTACTTAAATAGAATAGGATACTTAACCGAACAGAATGTTTTTCCTAAGTTGATAAAATATTTCTCTTTGATTATTCTTGTATCATTTTCTTACCCTAAAAAACTACATTTGCCTTACAAAACTTTATTCGTAAATGTTACTTTGTTAATCATTTCTTTAGTTCATTTGTGTTACTCTAATAGATAATTGCAAAGGCTTCTGCACTTTAAAGACCAAAGCTCAAAGCAACATTAACCGAACTAGTCTAACAACTAGAATTGGGTTATTTAGGTGATCGCTGGTCAAGGATCTTTAGAACCTCTTGGCATTGTTGCTGAGCAAGTGACACTGCGTCCTCGGCTTGCTTCAACACCtaaaaatgacaataaatatATCCCATTATATCCCCCAAACGTTTCCTTAACTATCATCAAGTGTGGACAAAAAGGCTTGCAAAACCATACAATGTACTCCACAAACTCCGTTCAAACAGATCAAGGCAGTTGCTACATAAAAGCACAGCACACCAGTTGTGTGGCTGCTTTCGCATAACGTTAAGTTTTCAGTAGCACTTATCATTTTGTGATTGCTGTTTTAGAACTAAAACGCACTGTGTGAAAGTTTGTAGGGGGTGTAGCTGTGCCATTCTCACCTCAGCTTTGTACTGTTCATCCTTGATGTCAGGAAGGTTGATTTTCACATTGTAGTAAGCACCCCAAACGCCCGTCTCCAAACTCCGAGCACCAACCTTGAacacaaatgttttttttttaaacaagctGACGCTTTATCTACCAACAGAGGCttctttttttacgaaaaaaaaaggcatctGCTAGCAGAGAAGCAGATGAGTCATGTAATTCAAATATTTGTCCACCCTGAAGATTATCCAGAATGTTTTGGTAAGCCTTGGTTCAAGGCCATGCCTTGAACTATCTCCTTAAAAGTACAAAAATACTGGGGCAGTTTGTCTTTGTCCTTCTCGATGCGGAAGAATACATGATCAATGGAGAAGGAGTGGAAGCATTCCGAttaaaattttgcaaaaaggttttatttgtgtattttacgcctctgtgaaaacagAATAGCTGCGCTGACGTTTTGAAAGTTAGCCCTTCAtctgagaaaaaaatcaacacaaggttgaagcGGATGTTTGTCATGCCCCAAATGGGCTATGCAAAACTGGCTCTGTTCTCGCAAGGCATTTATCCTTCTGACCCTGGGTTGATCTTTTTCCCTGATTCCACCTGGCCAACACAGATACCCTAGTTACTCTACACCTTATCTGTagcttttctctgttttaaATTTTACCTGAAGGTCAGAGAGAGTGGTGGGGTTTGAGACTTTGGAGAGCTCCACAAGTGGTGGCCAGGCTTTGTTAGCTGTCTGTATCACTGCCATTGGCACTTGCACTGCACTTTTCAGACCTTCCTGCATGGCAGCTTCACGCCTGAATGAAACATTACAATCAAGTCTCTTCTTTGTAGATATTTTTGGCCAAAATAATTGCTGGccaaaaagaaatacaaaggAATAACTAAGGGGCAATTAACATAACTATAACTACTATTTCAAACTAAATAATTGTCTCGAAAAGGTTAAAGATGTCCTATTTGTCCATAATACATATACTGTACAACATGACAAGAACAATGCACAACATCTACAGTATCATATCACAATCTGTTTGAAATGGATGAAATCTTACTTTTCTTCTTCCTCCGGTGTCTTCTTTGGCATTTTTCGTGCTTGCTAAATCCAAGAGATATTAAAAcaattcaaaaaagaaaatatcttgACACAATAACATATATAAGATCACTATATTATTAAGACCTTTATGACTGTGTCATATGAATATTAATCCTATAGATCAGCTCACTCAGTAGTGAATTTATAGGTTACATGAGATTACCTTTTTGGACATAAACTCGCAAACAGACACATGGTAGCACAGATACCACAGAATCGCAAGATCTAAGAAATTCTACTACTACATCGCAACCTGTACAtctaccccacccctctccccctctgcAAAACCTAGTAAATGCCTGCAAAGGTTATTGAATGACACAtttcctctcccctcccccctccccaacacCACATCTCACTGTGTATCTCACCATAAAGTCATTGAAAGCATTAGTGTCTTTGTCCACCATCTCTGTCAAGTCCAGCATGGCCTGCCTCAAAGATGGGATCAGTGACCTCATCAGTGGGTCCAGATTATCATATTTCTTGTTTCCATAACTCATAAAGCCCACcattgttccaagtgctgctccctaaattcaaatttctatTAGAATAAATCACAATTCTTAAAAACCCTTGTTGCTTTTTCCTGATACAGCTAACCTCTCTCAAGTGTCAGGGCTAAAGCAGGGGGCGGGGCACTGGGGGCGTgtacccccaatattttcaaaaattataaggaaatgaccagtaggatGTGgctgtgacccccccccccccaaatattttcttaatgctactgttttctgtattgtgcccccccccccatcttaCATGCCTACTACAGCTCTCAGTGTGGCCTCGCTGTATTTATGTTTATCATCTTCACTTACTTATCtggtaacaaaaaatatacttttatGTACAATTCAATAAAACGGTACACTTACAACAGCAGCAATAGCTGCAGCAGCAGAGCCTCCACCCGGGGCACTAGTCCGGGCACCTATTGCTTTGATGAATTCCCGCACAGTCATTGACACAAGTGGGGACTTGTCTGCACTACTTATCATGTATCTGCAGATCaagtaaaagaaaacatctacattttgtattttctagaGAAACAAATGTAGGAGGACTTTGCCTAAGGAACTAGTCCTTGTGCCAGATTTTGCCCTTCTTTCACTGATACCTGGCCCCttgttctttaaaaaaaactcaccaCAAAGCATTTCTCCAAGAGACATCATGAAATTTACATAGAATAAAATAATCGCATGTAATAAAACTGGTGAGCTAAAAGTTTTAAACTGggtttttattaattttattttcattataaaaaaatgataacaattaaaaaaggtgagATACCCTTCCCTATCTGGGGAGCTTGGGCCTTATTATAATCCTTGAGCCCTCAGCTGTTTTCATCCCAAATGCAGCCTGCTACTTCAAAATTAATCAAAACCCATGCTGTTGTCAAGCTAGATCCCCCTTTCACAACCCTGACCCCCACAGAAAGTGTAGCAaatcatattaaaatatctgTTCTCACACTCTATTCTCATACTTACTCTATGATTCGTGTCTTGGGATCAAAGGGTGTGACAGAGCTAAGTCCAAGTCTTTGTATTACCTgataatgcaaaaaaaatgatcaGACAGAAACAGAAACCTCAATAATAGTCAAACCACAATTTTCAGTCCTAAGGGTACTCCAATTACAGTAAAGTTCCACTTCAAAGACAGCAATGAAGAAGAGCTACTACTTACAAGCCTTATCTTCTGATCTTCCTCCAAAATAAATAGATTTTCCTTTTCAATGTAGTATTCAGCAGCTTTCAGTATAGCATCTAATGGAATGAGTCCAACAACTTGTGACCCACATACAGGAAGTTTCAGTTCCTGCAAATCAATTACTCAAATATTCATGAAAGAAATCACAATAATCACATGAACAGAGCTGGCCAACTTTTCCTAATATagtgttaaaaaaatttttgCAGCTAGCTAGTTCAtctatgaaaaaaaactatgaaaaaaatatcaacaatTAATCagtcttaaaataaaattatcagAAATTAGCATGGTCATGGTACCAATGCTGGAAGGCTCACAAATGTAGAAACTACTAACTTTACTTGGAAGGTAATAGCAAGCATAGATGGTATTCCAGGGGCAAGATGCCAGACAGTGTTGCTACAGTAGACCTGGTATTCCATGAATGTGAATGATGATATAAATCAACTGGGTGATGATAATATGTGAGCACTATTTACAGTCCATTCAATCAGTAAAAATGCCAGTTAAAACTCTTACTACCTTGGCATCTTTGACACATTCTTCAAATGCAACATGCATTGGGGTCACTTCATAGTCAACCAAATTAAGTGACAACTGCGCCAGGTTTGCCTCTTCCAGCCACCAACCAATGCCCTGGACACATTTTAATCTTCCTGGCTAAAAGTGATATAACATACcaagaaattaaaaataataaattcatATTGTCAAAATTACATTAATGGTCAGTCAAACCTGGTTATTTCCTCTACCAGTTTCTCTAAGGTTTAAGGCAATTCGGTGAGCTTGTTCCTTTGTCCCGAgaatattaatattatagGCAATCAGGAACTTTCTTGCTCCTGCAATAGTTGCTCCCCATTTGGCATCAAATTCAGCTGGTCCATAATCAGGCTTCCATTCAGGCATGACAAtctaaaaaagacaaaaaggaatgttaaagccgcattgtcaccagtttacccccggtcgattacgtaacaatatccgatgatttttaacggaaaacgccaaaagtatttcaaaatattgaaaacagtgtgtttattggaagtttctttgaggatgtgattgataatttagagcggacggcctgtttaatatctcggattttaatagattcttttgtcttttaaaggTTGAGGTTTcggtcggacctccggaagtacactggtgacaatgcggctttaactgcTACACACCACATAATCCCTGAGTACTTCACATGTAATAGACTGTTTTCACAATGTTGCGTGTGCATCCAAAATGACACACAATGGTGCATCTAAAATGCCACACAATGGAGAGCCACAGCTGATCTTAAATGGCGCACAAAGTGGACTTTACAGATGAAGCTATAGAAAATGGTATCAGAGTGCTTCCTTCCTGGAGTTTTGGAGTCAAATTCCCTTTTGTCCGCTTTTTGGATCAACTGTGGCCGCCAGTTTGCTgcattttggatgcgcgcgcaacatgAAAATGGTCTATTGACTTTTGTAATGTTTAGAAATCAACTGCTCCACTCAATTTACAGAGGGCTTCTTAAATGTAGAATAGGCATGTCACCACCACCTCCCTAGTAGCTCTACCCACACACCCCTCCCTGATACAGTCCAATGGAGTTTGATTAAGAAATGGGACTTCCAGCGTAATCATGTCCTTATGCAAGGAGTGGGTGTTCACACAGTTCCCAATATGGAGGGCAAAGTTCTCACTTCTCTGAAAAATAATTCCAATTTCAGTGTATTCAAGCCTCCTATTATTATGAATTCTTGAAAAATGTTGTTTCCTGATCCAGGCTATGGCTAAGGTAAGCAAAATGCAGATCTAGCAGTCATTATCAAAGTTTTTCCCAAAAAGCATGTCaaataacaatatttttttttcattttttaagaCAAAATGTGATCAAACATTGCTTTTTAAAGACCCTTTCCTGTGACTGTTCTCTTATTAGTCTATATATAGACCAGACATTGCAAAGTTTAAAGCCATCTTACCTTTACACTTTTAAATGCGTCACAATGTGTTTTTATTGGCAAAACATGACTGAACTAAGACACCTTACCCTTTTATTCAGTCCTTCATACTCCCCAGCACGGATCTGAGGAACTGTTTTTCTGTAGTCTTGCTCAGAAGCAAAACCATAAAGATAAACTGAAAACAAATAGAGAATGGCCAAGGTAAGACACAGTATCACCAAGAATGCTAATCAACTATTCTTGCTAAAACCACAACACATGGCTGTAGCTAGAATATTTTGCTTGGGAAAGGGGGCAAGACAGTCATCACTTATTCCTTGTATTTGCTAGGGGAGGGGAGCTAGTTATTGCTATGTTAATAAAAATCTTAACTCTACCTGCAATCCCAAGTTCTTTTGCTGCTCTTTCTCCAAATGATCTTGCACAGGCAGCACAGTCCTCCATTGTGACACCCCGCACAGGTATAAATGGGCACACATCCAGGGCGCCAAGACGAGGGTGCTCacctttttaaaacaattatgTATTAAGCTACCTTCCATGTAATAAAAACATTATAATGCGGTAGAACTTGATTAATTCAGAAAAACCTAGGTTGTTTGTCTGTCAATATGAGATCTTATATGTGAGATATTATAATTCAATTACCTTGTTAGTCAGCCCCGTACATAAAAGTGTACCTTATATATGAGTCCTGTTTAGGTCAATTCTAGCTAAAATCTCATATTTAACAAGAAGATGTCACTTTTGTGTGCATCTGTCTTCTAATATTGCACAGATGGCATCGTAGtgtgtcatgaacaaaaaagtaaacaatGAGACACAGTTGACAACTGTACTTTTTGTATTTCCATAATAAGACTGAGGGATATcacaaaaatgttttacaACTCAGAATATCTTTGGTtctctttttaatttttctcaATTGTTTTGTCGCACACCCATGTATGCGCATGTGTTCATCTAGTTTTCTTGTGTGTGCTTTTGCACAATTATTAGTCCTACCGCCCTTGCAACTACGGGGTTTGAAACGTTATTATTATAGACAAAGACATGCAATTTGACGCGGTATTCTGCAAAATTCTTATAATAACACGCTAATAAAATTAAACCACAAAAACTAAAACACTCGTAGGTTAATTTGGGTTCTAGAATTACCAAACAATACATGTGTTTAGTGTTGTTGCATTCAGGTTCTGTTGGCCCACTTGCAAGTTGCATTACCTTTGTGCTTCCTCATATCGATCAACTCTTTGGCTATTTTTGCCCCATTTAGAGCTCCTTGGACTACATCTTCAGGGCTACCAACAAACGTGTACACCGTTCTATTGGTCGACGCCCCAGGATCAACGTCCAGAAGACTAACACCGGCAGTTTCCGAGATGGCTTTCGCGATCGCGTCGATTACTTTACTGTTTCGACCTTCAGAGAAATTAGGCACACATTCCACAATGCGAGACATTCTTCGACTTTGGATGGCTCGTGCAACAAGATGAAACCAAGGAGATGTGGATCGTTTCAGTGCTTGAGAGAATAAGCGCGTGGCTACACAGAGCATGAGGGTTATGAGCACATAACCTGCTGTTGAGTCTGACAGCCTTGGTCGACTCAAGACGTGGCGAATTTGTCActtcaggggaggggagagtaGGGAGAATTTGAGCACACTTTTCCCAcgttaaaattttaaaacggCTCATTAGCCGCCGCCGCACTTTGAATAAAAGAGGTTAGCAAAGTGATTACATACGTATTCATGCCAAATGGACTAACGAGAGGGTCCGAtcaagtcacgtgatcagctAGTGTGGCTAGGGCAAGTCGTCTATTGCCCTAGCCACCCTagctgatcacgtgacctttttgaGTGGCATTTCAAGCCAAAATACACACAAACATTACCCctccagagaacgacgaaaaaaaatatatgtaaatgaaaataattccTTCGTGACAAAGAAGCTTACTGGCTTATTCGTAGGTGCCAAATAAgtttctttttgttgctgtaaTTTTGTGAAAAGGCTGACGACCGCGAACCACCCAAAAAATCACGTGATCTATTAGCGCAAGTCGTGTCGAGCAAGCCCTGGgcacaaaacaagaaaaaaatggctagagagataaaaaaatttttaacaaaacaaacgATCCAGGTTCCTATCGAAAGCAATCGAGTGGTATTCGATTCGATGTGTTCCAGGCTGAATGTGTTCGGTAATCGGACAAAATCCTAAATTGAAAGCATTTGAGTGTTTGTGTTCGATTACGTTCGATTgtgaaataatttttttttcgattatCGAACGTAGTCGCATTCATTATGCGAGTGCGTTCGATTTTcgaccttgtaaagaggttACGCCTTGATTATTAGGGGACGAGCCAATCGTGATATGAATGAGTATATGTAGTTATTTGACTCGGtagtaaaaaaatgtatgcgCCGGGAAGCTACGCCGACTTTACGGAAATGACGCCTTTTCGGACTCAAATCCTGTGGGGGAAAAAGAGACGCCCTTTCCATAATTGGTCATTCtacccaaatatggtatgacGGAATGCGGGCTTGACTTCCTCTGGATGTGTGATGTTGATGAATAACTATTAGAGGGAATCGAAAGGTTCGCTCATAGACTCTCTTCAGCACCGATACTAAGGATTCCAGgttgaaagaaaagaaaatacaggtaattgataatttatttataaaagtAACTTGGTAAGCattgcaaacgtgattttgcAAAGACTACACTGCTCATTTGCCGCTTGACTTTTTTATCAGATCCGGCCATTAAAAAAGTTTGTGATCATTCCTTGACATTATGGCGTTATTGTTATCACACATAAGCTTCAGTAATAACGAGATGCTATTGTCATTTGGAATAGATATTGTATTTATATCATTTAGCTAATACCGTAATACACAATGACATCTAAAACTCaatttcttgacatttttaTAGGTCATAAGTTGATCGATTATGCTCTAAAATGTTAAATGAGAACTGCTTTTCTATAGAACCGCTATGATATGTAGCAAATGCCCGAAGATGGCATTCTTAACGTTGTCATTGCTTTGAAATCAGCTGACAATCAATATTATCAAACCATTGTCTCAGGCCCCCGACCTTTTAGCCCTTGTTTGTTGTGAATTTTTAACACAATCTAAAAGTATTCTTTATGAATATATTCATTACCTTACCAATAAAATAGACTATT
The sequence above is a segment of the Nematostella vectensis chromosome 2, jaNemVect1.1, whole genome shotgun sequence genome. Coding sequences within it:
- the LOC5517908 gene encoding formimidoyltransferase-cyclodeaminase — translated: MLCVATRLFSQALKRSTSPWFHLVARAIQSRRMSRIVECVPNFSEGRNSKVIDAIAKAISETAGVSLLDVDPGASTNRTVYTFVGSPEDVVQGALNGAKIAKELIDMRKHKGEHPRLGALDVCPFIPVRGVTMEDCAACARSFGERAAKELGIAVYLYGFASEQDYRKTVPQIRAGEYEGLNKRIVMPEWKPDYGPAEFDAKWGATIAGARKFLIAYNINILGTKEQAHRIALNLRETGRGNNQPGRLKCVQGIGWWLEEANLAQLSLNLVDYEVTPMHVAFEECVKDAKELKLPVCGSQVVGLIPLDAILKAAEYYIEKENLFILEEDQKIRLVIQRLGLSSVTPFDPKTRIIEYMISSADKSPLVSMTVREFIKAIGARTSAPGGGSAAAAIAAVGAALGTMVGFMSYGNKKYDNLDPLMRSLIPSLRQAMLDLTEMVDKDTNAFNDFMQARKMPKKTPEEEEKREAAMQEGLKSAVQVPMAVIQTANKAWPPLVELSKVSNPTTLSDLQVGARSLETGVWGAYYNVKINLPDIKDEQYKAEVLKQAEDAVSLAQQQCQEVLKILDQRSPK